The DNA region TGTTCCTATCTAATGTATCTAGACTTATATTTACCCTGTCAAGTCCTGCATCTTTTAAGGCTTCTCCCAGGATATTCATTGTTGTTCCATTTGTTGTCATTGAGAGATCGACAACATACGGTCTTATCCTTCTTACTATCTCAACTATATCTTCTCTTACTGTTGGTTCCCCTCCAGTTAGTTTTACTTTTTTTACCCCCAGCTTTGAGGCTATTCTAACTATTCGTTCTATCTCCTCTGGACTCATCTCTTGAAAGTTGAGTGTTTGCCCTTCTCTGTGACAGTAGAAGCAGTTCAAGTTACACTCATGAGTTAAAGAGATCCTAAGGTTCGTAACTGGCCTTCCAAAATGATCCACTAAGACCATGAGCTTCCCTCTAATTATTAAAGTATTTTGCTTTAAAAAAAGCTTTTGGATAAACATATTTGTTAAACCTGTTCCTTGGCGAAAAGTAAAAGAACGATGAGGGTGTATTATATTTTAGGGGGGAATCACAGTGGATGTAGAAAAAATTCGTGAAGTTGTTAAAAAAGCCGAGCTTCTCCATAAAGAATTTCAGAAAACTTTTCTAAGGGCTTATTCACTCTCTTCAAATTGGGACTTTGATGAGCTAAGGGGACTACTCTTAACCCTTCATGAAATAATTGAGAAAAAATTTGACGTTGCGTCTGAGATAGTTAGCTTGTCTTCTTTAATTAGAGGTCGGTTTGAAGTTTTCGCAAAGGACCTTCAAAAAAATGAACATCAGATGAAATTTCGTGTAGAAGAACTTCTTCCACTGGTTGAAAATCCTAAAATTAGTTTTAGTGAGAGAGCTAGGATAAATGCCTCACTTCAAAGACTTTTGCAGTTTTATAGGATTTATGATTACTCTATAACTCAAGCAATTCAAAAATTAACTGGGGAGATTGAGGGGCTTATATTTATAAGCGAAGAGAGAAAACTACCACCGACCAATGTCTTGAATAAAATGCAAAAAATAGAGATGTTAGAAAATACAATTGATACCCTCATATCCTTTGTGTATTATCTGTATTGCCACCCTTCGTGGGTTCATAAAGTTGAAGAGGCTTTGAGAGACTGGCATTCCAAAGGTCTGTTGTGGGTCGAGGTGAGGAACGTAGAAAAAAATAGTGGTGTTGAGAGAACCCATGCCGCTAGAATCCTTGAAGGCTTAATGCTCATCGGCGTTGTAGAAAAACGGGAAAGAGGTGGTGAATATGTCTACAAACTCAGAGGTTTCGGTGAGGATTAGAGGAATATACAGTACTGCATTAACAAAACTGCTACTTGACGAAGGGTTTAAGATAAGCCAGCCAAGTCAAAGGATCGTCGAAAGGTTAAACATTGAAAAAGCTTATGATGAGTTCGATGTAGATATTCAGGACAAAAGAGATTCCCATGGTATAGTTTTAGTTGGTACCAAAGTTGATGAAGTTAAAAAGGTTCTTGAAGAAAAATTTTTGGATGTTTTTTTCAGAAAGATGCCATATCAGTTGTATGGTATATACAAAGGAATGGTAGTTAAGAGAGACGACAGATACGTCTATGTTGATATAGGAAGTGCCATTGGGACATTGCTAATTGAAGAATTCCCAGACGCTATGGAAGGAGACGAAGTGCTAGTTCAGGTAAAGAAAAACAACTTGCTCCCACATTTAAGCGTCCTTCTCACTATCCCAGGAGATTATGCAGTTCTTATTCCAAAGCCAATTGGTACACAGAGACACGTTAAAATTTCTAGGAAAATTAGAGAGCAGAGTGAGCGGGAGAGACTTAGAATACTTGGATTAAGTGTGGATTTAGGGGAATGGGGAGTTCTATGGAGGACAGCTGCAGCGTACAAAGATTGGAATTTATTACGAGATGAGCTTATTAAACTTTCAAAAATCGCTGAAAAGCTTAAAGATGCGGATAAATACTCAGCTCCAGCAAAAATCGTAGAAGGAAGAGATATATATGAAGTAGAATTTGGAGGAGCAGCTAAAGCAAAGCTTGACGATATCAGAAACACTGTGGTTCCCACAATAGAGGGTCATCATAAATTCAAGGCCTATGACCCTGAGTTTGGGTTCGCAGTTGAGATAGGGGAAGGGATTCTAGCTAAAATGCCATCCCAGCGGAAAAAAGTTAGTGAAGGCTTTTTAGAGACATTATTTAATAAAAAAGGTCCAAAGTCTGGATGGCTTTTTAGATTCGAACATGTAAAGCCAGATGGCCAAATAATTAAGATTGGGCCAGGGGAAATTTTAGAGGTCTCATTAAACCCGATCAAACTTAAGGTTAAGCGGTATCTAAAGCCTGGTAGGTTCTATGATGGGTTAGATGTGCCGATAGAACACGGAGATTATGCAATAACAGAGATAGAAGATGGTAAATGGTGGTTCAAACACAGCTACTACGACAAAGAAGGGAATTTGAAAGGAGAATACTATAATATTTGTACTCCAGTTGAGATTTATCCAGATAAAGCCCGGTATGTTGATCTAGAAGTTGATATTGTCAAGTGGCCTGATGGAAAGAAGGAGATAATTGATAAAGAAGAACTAAAGATGCACTATGAAGATGGAGTGATAAGCGAAAAGTTATACAAGGCCATATTGAGGCTTACTCAAGAATTGTTTGAGAAGATTTAGTTTTTTCCACGTCTTCTATTCCTTTATCTGTTATTTTAAAATATACAATCCCGCCCTCTGGTCTGAACCTGTGTCTCTCCAAGACAGCTATCCTCAACCCAGGTCTTAATTTCTCTAAACGCACTATATCCTTACATTTGTATCCTAGGGTGTGTTCAGCTATCGGCTTTAACGTATTTTGTTTTGAGTCAAAATACACCTGGTTAGTTACGATAACCGCTAAATTGTATTTTCTTGATAACCATAGGAGCACTTGGAGTTGTTTTCCTAAATCTGCTGTTATAGCACTTTTGTTCTCTTCAACGCGATAGTGGTTTGTTATTGAGTCGACAATAATCATGGAAAACGTTTCGTTAACAATTTTCTTAAGCCTTGATATGGTTTTTCTCTGCTCTTTGAAGTCAAATATTTCAAATACCAGAAATCTTTGAAGAACCGTATTTGCATCCATACCTCGTGACTCAGCCATTTTGGCTAGCCTTTCTGGAGAAAACCCTCCTTCAGTATCAATATATGCTATCTTCCCCATATTTAAAAGCCCTACTTGCATTGCTAGTGTAGTCTTTCCAGTGGCAAATGGCCCATATATTTGTGTTAGAACTCCTTTATCTATACCTCCTCCTAATAACTCGTCTAGGGCTTTACTGCCAGTGGTTAGCATTGTTCACACCGTTAAATCTCAAAAGGCTTGCCGATTTCCAAGACTTTCACTAGAGTCCAAACCCTTTTCTCTCGGAGTTCATTAATAAGTTTGTTTGGGTCAGCCTCACTATAGGCTCCATAATGCATGGGTATTGTGATCTTTGGCCGCATGATCTCTACAATATTTGCAGCTTCTCTCACATTTGCCGTCGATCTCCCACTTATTGGAACAAAAAGAACATCAACCTCTCCACGCAAGTTTTTGAAAATTGGAGTGTAATATGTATCCCCAGGATGGAAGATAGTTTTCTTTCCATTGGAAATAAGGTAACCAAGAGGATATTGGCTGGAGGGATGCTCAACGAAAATCGCTTTTACTCTCACATTGTTTTCTAATTCTATCTCTTCTCCTCCTCTTATTTCTCTCACTTTGGTGATTCCATCACTTATTGCCATTAAATAAACAGTTTTCGGTCCAATCACTGTAGCATCTCGGAGTCTTGCTAGGAGAGGAGTCTTTCCATAGTGGTCACTGTGCTCATGGGTTACTAGGATGTAGTCAACGCCGTCTATGGCATCATCATTTACATACTCATAAGGATCTATGAGGATTTTTACCCCTCTCATTTCAATCCAAAAGCACGCGTGTCCATACCAAATAATCTTCATAGGCGTAGCCTCCACGGATAATAGAGTGGAACTCCACTTAAATCTTTCCCATATAACGTTGGTTTTATAAAGGAGTTCTCATTATTTCGATTTGAAGCCATATGAAAGAGCTGGGAGTTAGAGGATCTTATTCAACATGGAAGTTTAAAGAAAAAAGAGGAGATGTTTGGAATATTTCAAGTAGGACTAAAGAGGAAACTTACAATATAAACAAAAGGTTTGCTATTGGGAAAGTAAAACTTTCAAAGGTTCTTGGGGTCTTTTCACTTAATAAAAATAGGCTTGAAAATACCTTAATCCGAGAGGAGTTCTCCATATGGGTTAATATTGGGGGGGTTTAAAATTGAGAAGATATTTTTTCCTGCCTCTGACCTTACCGTTTTTAATTTTCCTGGTCTTGTTATTACCTTTGTTATTCATACTCTTTGCCAGTACAATAACTATTGCTTTCCAGAAGCTGGGACTTCCTTTACCTGTAGCGTTTACTTTATTCTGGGCAGCTTTGATAGGAAGTTTTGTGAATATTCCAATTACAGAAATAAGGAGTTATGGTCCAATCGTAAAGGTAGCGAAAGTATCTTTCTTTGGAATAACTTATCCAGTTCCCTATATTGATTGGGGAGAGCAAAAAACTATGGTGAGTATAAATGTTGGGGGGGCATTAGTTCCAATCAGCGTGGTTCTTTATGAGTTTATTAGGTTGATAATTTTGAATGAGAACTCTCTTTTTGTAAGAACGCTGGTGGCAATTCTGATCTCTACTTTAATAAGCAAGGCATTTTCGAGACCAGTGAAAGGGTTAGGGATAGCGATACCCACTTTTATACCTCCATTAATAGCGGCATCGTTAGCTCTCCTGTTAGGTGGACCAAACAAACCTTTAGTAGCGTATGCTAGCGGAACTATGGGTGTTTTAATTGGAGCTGATCTTTTAAATTGGGGCAAACTTAAAGAATTGGGAGCTCCAATGGTTAGTATAGGAGGGGCTGGAACGTTTGATGGTATATTTTTAGCTGGTATTATAGCGGTTCTCTTAGTATGAGAAAAGATATTAAATCTTGGGCGAAACCTTTCATGGAGGTGACAAGAATGAAAGTAATTTTAGGTAGCGGGGCCTATCACCTGGCAGAGGAAATTAAGAACAAAGCTGAAAAGTTTGGGAAAACTGTTGCCGAGGTAGAAATAAAAACTTTCCCTGATGGGGAGAAGTATGTTAGAGTGCTTGAAGACGGCGAAGAAGCTTTAGTTGTGCAATCCACATTCAATCCTCAAAATGAGCATCTTATCGAGCTTTTGCTCCTAGGAGATGCGCTCAAAGAAAAAGGATTCAAGCATCTTAAAGCAGTTGTTCCCTACTTGGCATACTCCAGGCAGGACAGAGTAACTAAAGAAGGGGAGTCTATAAGTGTTAGGGCAATCATGAAGATGATTGGGCTTTATTATGATGAACTTTATGTGTTTGATCTCCACAATCCTAAAACACTGGAATTTTTCCCCGGCAAAGCTGTGAATTTAAGTCCTGCTAAGGCAATAGCCAAATACTTTAAAAATAAACTTGGTAACGGTTTAGTTCTTGCACCAGACAAGGGTGCACTAGAAAGAGCAAAGGCTGTTGCGGATATTTTAAGTTTGGACTTCAGTTATTTTGAAAAGAAACGCATATCCCCAACGGAAGTGCAAATGACACCTGTGGATGTAGACGTTAAAGGTAAGAACGTGCTTATAGTAGATGATATTATAAGCACTGGCGGAACCATGATAAAAGCTGCAAATATTCTCAGAAACATGGGAGCAGGTAAAATATTTGTTGTTGCCACACATGGAGTTTTTGCAGAGGGGGCCATTGAAAGAGTAAGCGCTGCTGTTGATGAACTTGCCGTTATAAACACAATTCCTACACCAGTCTCGAAAATAAGCATTGTTGAAGACATTTTGGGGCTTTAACTTTTTAATTTTGAAGTTTCAACTTTAGATTTCAGGTTGAACTTCTTATGAGAGCATAATCTAGCTTTAGTATATTTTGTGGTCCAATAGTACTGCTGGTCTGCGCTGATACTTCTCGACACTTCAGATAAGGATTAAGATTTTCCTCACACTGTTAGCGCCAATAACTATGTTCATTCAACCTAAAGTGGCTAATTCTATTAACACCATTTGCATGGTTGCAGTGGCTAAAGTTGCAAAAAATTTTACATTTATTTGTTGAAAAGTGAAGATTTTTTGGAGTGTCTTTAACAGTCTCTTTTTTAAAGATCTCTCCACTGAAAGGTTTTGCAAAAATTTTTCATTGTGGGGGTCTCGGACTATAGGGTGGAGCGCCCGAATGAGGGTGCCCAAAGCCCAGGCATAAAACGGCGGCGTCGAGGGGAGTGGGTGCAAAGCACCCAACAATGAACCCCGCCCTCCAGCCTTGGGCACAGCAAAGTGCGCTCCCAAGGAAACCCGAAAGGGGACCCCTTGGGGGTAAGGCAGGCCCAACACCCCGACCAAACCCCGGATGGGTTTTATGGTACTCCCTTCAAAAGGGAGTCCCACCGGCCGTACTCCTAATAGCAATTCCGGTTGATCCTGCCGGAGGCCACTGCTATCGGGGTCCGACTAAGCCATGCGAGTCACGGGGGTGTCCCTTTGGGGCACCACCGGCGGACGGCTCAGTAACACGTCGGTAACCTACCCTCGGGAGGGGGATAACCCCGGGAAACTGGGGCTAATCCCCCATAGGCCTGAGGTACTGGAAGGTCCTCAGGCCGAAAGGGACTTTGTCCGCCCGAGGATGGGCCGGCGGCCGATTAGGTAGTTGGTGGGGTAATGGCCCACCAAGCCGAAGATCGGTACGGGCTGTGAGAGCAGGAGCCCGGAGATGGACACTGAGACACGGGTCCAGGCCCTACGGGGCGCAGCAGGCGCGAAACCTCCGCAATGCGGGAAACCGCGACGGGGGGACCCCGAGTGCCGTGGCAACGCCACGGCTTTTCCGGAGTGTAAAAAGCTCCGGGAATAAGGGCTGGGCAAGGCCGGTGGCAGCCGCCGCGGTAATACCGGCGGCCCGAGTGGTGGCCGCTATTATTGGGCCTAAAGCGTCCGTAGCCGGGCCCGTAAGTCCCTGGCGAAATCCCACGGCTCAACCGTGGGGCTTGCTGGGGATACTGCGGGTCTTGGGACCGGGAGAGGCGGGGGGTACCCCTGGGGTAGGGGTGAAATCCTATAATCCCAGGGGGACCGCCAGTGGCGAAGGCGCCCCGCTGGAACGGGTCCGACGGTGAGGGACGAAGGCCAGGGGAGCAAACCGGATTAGATACCCGGGTAGTCCTGGCTGTAAAGGATGCGGGCTAGGTGTCGGGTGAGCTTCGAGCTCGCCCGGTGCCGTAGGGAAGCCGTTAAGCCCGCCGCCTGGGGAGTACGGCCGCAAGGCTGAAACTTAAAGGAATTGGCGGGGGAGCACTACAAGGGGTGGAGCGTGCGGTTTAATTGGATTCAACGCCGGGAACCTCACCGGGGGCGACGGCAGGATGAAGGCCAGGCTGAAGGTCTTGCCGGACACGCCGAGAGGAGGTGCATGGCCGCCGTCAGCTCGTACCGTGAGGCGTCCACTTAAGTGTGGTAACGAGCGAGACCCGTGCCCCCAGTTGCCAGCCCTTCCCGTTGGGAAGGGGGCACTCTGGGGGGACTGCCGGCGATAAGCCGGAGGAAGGAGCGGGCGACGGTAGGTCAGTATGCCCCGAAACCCCCGGGCT from Thermococcus sp. MV5 includes:
- a CDS encoding ribonuclease E/G, with protein sequence MSTNSEVSVRIRGIYSTALTKLLLDEGFKISQPSQRIVERLNIEKAYDEFDVDIQDKRDSHGIVLVGTKVDEVKKVLEEKFLDVFFRKMPYQLYGIYKGMVVKRDDRYVYVDIGSAIGTLLIEEFPDAMEGDEVLVQVKKNNLLPHLSVLLTIPGDYAVLIPKPIGTQRHVKISRKIREQSERERLRILGLSVDLGEWGVLWRTAAAYKDWNLLRDELIKLSKIAEKLKDADKYSAPAKIVEGRDIYEVEFGGAAKAKLDDIRNTVVPTIEGHHKFKAYDPEFGFAVEIGEGILAKMPSQRKKVSEGFLETLFNKKGPKSGWLFRFEHVKPDGQIIKIGPGEILEVSLNPIKLKVKRYLKPGRFYDGLDVPIEHGDYAITEIEDGKWWFKHSYYDKEGNLKGEYYNICTPVEIYPDKARYVDLEVDIVKWPDGKKEIIDKEELKMHYEDGVISEKLYKAILRLTQELFEKI
- the radB gene encoding DNA repair and recombination protein RadB gives rise to the protein MLTTGSKALDELLGGGIDKGVLTQIYGPFATGKTTLAMQVGLLNMGKIAYIDTEGGFSPERLAKMAESRGMDANTVLQRFLVFEIFDFKEQRKTISRLKKIVNETFSMIIVDSITNHYRVEENKSAITADLGKQLQVLLWLSRKYNLAVIVTNQVYFDSKQNTLKPIAEHTLGYKCKDIVRLEKLRPGLRIAVLERHRFRPEGGIVYFKITDKGIEDVEKTKSSQTILE
- a CDS encoding MBL fold metallo-hydrolase, translated to MKIIWYGHACFWIEMRGVKILIDPYEYVNDDAIDGVDYILVTHEHSDHYGKTPLLARLRDATVIGPKTVYLMAISDGITKVREIRGGEEIELENNVRVKAIFVEHPSSQYPLGYLISNGKKTIFHPGDTYYTPIFKNLRGEVDVLFVPISGRSTANVREAANIVEIMRPKITIPMHYGAYSEADPNKLINELREKRVWTLVKVLEIGKPFEI
- a CDS encoding DUF1614 domain-containing protein, producing MRRYFFLPLTLPFLIFLVLLLPLLFILFASTITIAFQKLGLPLPVAFTLFWAALIGSFVNIPITEIRSYGPIVKVAKVSFFGITYPVPYIDWGEQKTMVSINVGGALVPISVVLYEFIRLIILNENSLFVRTLVAILISTLISKAFSRPVKGLGIAIPTFIPPLIAASLALLLGGPNKPLVAYASGTMGVLIGADLLNWGKLKELGAPMVSIGGAGTFDGIFLAGIIAVLLV
- a CDS encoding ribose-phosphate diphosphokinase → MKVILGSGAYHLAEEIKNKAEKFGKTVAEVEIKTFPDGEKYVRVLEDGEEALVVQSTFNPQNEHLIELLLLGDALKEKGFKHLKAVVPYLAYSRQDRVTKEGESISVRAIMKMIGLYYDELYVFDLHNPKTLEFFPGKAVNLSPAKAIAKYFKNKLGNGLVLAPDKGALERAKAVADILSLDFSYFEKKRISPTEVQMTPVDVDVKGKNVLIVDDIISTGGTMIKAANILRNMGAGKIFVVATHGVFAEGAIERVSAAVDELAVINTIPTPVSKISIVEDILGL